From the genome of Zonotrichia albicollis isolate bZonAlb1 chromosome 20, bZonAlb1.hap1, whole genome shotgun sequence, one region includes:
- the LOC141731333 gene encoding uncharacterized protein LOC141731333 isoform X1, with amino-acid sequence MFWKVLVPQGRSAPSSSWSTCGRCRRSWHGCTSGWTCAWRSSPRSRRRRRLTGTWTSCWHTWKSSAAPYRSCTWPRARTPRTRGPDPGPVPVPATPGSPARARPCPRHGGGGRGPMTAAGGAGAMAAAPGPRAGAEAETEERRRLLRSVTRLQACARGFLLRRRLRSVRAEFEAAVLEIEGDLRQLRWIGRVLQRPRFGPEDAPGPAPAGFGAAGAARPAQHSPGKPLDSGEAAENKKRKKWEKLNPGGAERGGNIPHSPPNPKNPKNPKKPQNLGCGAAEIPEEEEEGALEWDSDSSEPGASTEIPEELQRLPRWELQALRTRLLLELLWIQQAIASRKHFLLLKQKLGVAAHPCSVPEFPACCGGALGLQQQQL; translated from the exons ATGTTCTGGAAGGTTCTggttccccagggaaggagtGCTCCTTCGAGCAGCTGGAGCACGTGCGGGAGATGCAGGAGAAGCTGGCACGGCTGCACTTCGGGCTGGACGTGTGCGTGGAGGAGCTCCCCGAGGAGCAGAAGAAGGCGGCGGCTGACAGGAACCTGGACCAGCTGCTGGCACAC ctggaagagctcagcagctccat ACAGAAGCTGCACCTGGCCGAGAGCTCGGACCCCGAGGACGCGGGGCCCTGACCCCggccctgtccccgtccccgcCACCCCCGGGAGCCCCGCGCGGGCCCGGCCCTGTCCCCGCCATGGCGGCGGCGGTCGCGGCCCGATGACGGCAGCAGGCGGCGCCGGGGCCATGGCGGCCGCGCCGGGCCCACGGGCCGGGGCTGAGGCTGAGACCGaggagcggcggcggctcctGCGCTCTGTGACTCGGCTGCAG gcctgtgccagggggtTCCTGCTGCGGCGGCGCCTGCGGAGCGTGCGGGCGGAGTTCGAGGCCGCCGTGCTGGAGATCGAGGGCGACCTGAGGCAGCTGCGCTGGATCGGCCGCGTCCTGCAGCGCCCGCGCTTCGGCCCCGAG gacgctcccggcccggcccccgcaGGATTTGGCGCTGCCGGTGCAGCCCGGCCTGCCCAG cactCTCCAGGAAAACCTTTGGATTCAGGGGAGGCTGcagagaacaaaaaaagaaaaaaatgggagaagCTGAATCCTGGTGGAGCAGAGCGGGGTGGGAACATCCCCCActcacccccaaaccccaaaaaccccaaaaacccaaaaaaaccccaaaatttggggtgtGGTGCTGCTGAAATccctgaggaggaagaggagggagctCTGGAGTGGGACAGTGACAGCAGCGAGCCGGGAGCCagcacag AAATCCCAGAGGAATTGCAGAGGCTGCCCCGTTGGGAGCTGCAGGCCCTCAGGACtcggctgctgctggagctgctgtggatcCAACAGGCCATTGCCAGCAGGAAACAC TTCCTGCTGCTGAAGCAGAAGTTGGGAgttgctgcccatccctgcagcgtCCCCGAGTTCCCGGCCTGCTGTGgaggggccctggggctgcagcagcagcagctctga
- the LOC141731333 gene encoding coiled-coil domain-containing protein 28B-like isoform X3, whose translation MEERRKKRSPQSCLAQPPPAGAPRPLPPSKSASFALPLPALPSPRQRPRPRRASKERARAGAGGSRGALLQHSFLTDVSDVCEMERGLLSLLSDFHSGKLQAFGKECSFEQLEHVREMQEKLARLHFGLDVCVEELPEEQKKAAADRNLDQLLAHLEELSSSIQKLHLAESSDPEDAGP comes from the exons ATGGAGGAGCGCAGGAAGAAGCGgagcccgcagagctgcctggcccAGCCGCCGCCCGCCGGGGCCCCGCGGCCGCTGCCCCCGAGCAAGAGCGCGTCCTTCGCGCTGCCGCTGCCCGCGCTGCCCTCGCCCCGCCagcggccgcggccccgccg GGCCAGCAAGGAGCGGGCGCGGGCGGGCGCCGGGGGCTCCCGGGGGGcgctgctccagcacagcttcCTCACGGATGTGTCCGACGTGTGCGAGATGGAGCGCGGGCTGCTCAGCCTCCTCAGCGACTTCCACTCGGGAAAGCTGCAGGCGTTCG ggaaggagtGCTCCTTCGAGCAGCTGGAGCACGTGCGGGAGATGCAGGAGAAGCTGGCACGGCTGCACTTCGGGCTGGACGTGTGCGTGGAGGAGCTCCCCGAGGAGCAGAAGAAGGCGGCGGCTGACAGGAACCTGGACCAGCTGCTGGCACAC ctggaagagctcagcagctccat ACAGAAGCTGCACCTGGCCGAGAGCTCGGACCCCGAGGACGCGGGGCCCTGA
- the LOC141731333 gene encoding coiled-coil domain-containing protein 28B-like isoform X2 produces the protein MQIPAVQSVSIGRGVSGGLGVSIGVGVSIGVSIGVSIGSRRPERARLREGASTRRVRRTPVPDPGPGPGPGAIGPMEERRKKRSPQSCLAQPPPAGAPRPLPPSKSASFALPLPALPSPRQRPRPRRASKERARAGAGGSRGALLQHSFLTDVSDVCEMERGLLSLLSDFHSGKLQAFGKECSFEQLEHVREMQEKLARLHFGLDVCVEELPEEQKKAAADRNLDQLLAHLEELSSSIQKLHLAESSDPEDAGP, from the exons ATGCAAATCCCGGCTGTGCAGTCGGTGTCCATCGGGCGGGGGGTGTCCGGTGGGCTCGGGGTGTCCATCGGGGTCGGGGTGTCCATCGGGGTGTCCATCGGGGTATCCATCGGGTCCCGGAGGCCGGAGCGGGCCCGGCTCAG GGAAGGAGCCTCCACACGCCGTGTCCGCCGCACGCCCGTTCCTGATCCCGGTCCTGGTCCCGGTCCCGGTGCCATCGGCCCCATGGAGGAGCGCAGGAAGAAGCGgagcccgcagagctgcctggcccAGCCGCCGCCCGCCGGGGCCCCGCGGCCGCTGCCCCCGAGCAAGAGCGCGTCCTTCGCGCTGCCGCTGCCCGCGCTGCCCTCGCCCCGCCagcggccgcggccccgccg GGCCAGCAAGGAGCGGGCGCGGGCGGGCGCCGGGGGCTCCCGGGGGGcgctgctccagcacagcttcCTCACGGATGTGTCCGACGTGTGCGAGATGGAGCGCGGGCTGCTCAGCCTCCTCAGCGACTTCCACTCGGGAAAGCTGCAGGCGTTCG ggaaggagtGCTCCTTCGAGCAGCTGGAGCACGTGCGGGAGATGCAGGAGAAGCTGGCACGGCTGCACTTCGGGCTGGACGTGTGCGTGGAGGAGCTCCCCGAGGAGCAGAAGAAGGCGGCGGCTGACAGGAACCTGGACCAGCTGCTGGCACAC ctggaagagctcagcagctccat ACAGAAGCTGCACCTGGCCGAGAGCTCGGACCCCGAGGACGCGGGGCCCTGA
- the TXLNA gene encoding alpha-taxilin isoform X1, translating into MKNQGVEAKAAPHPSRSSSGMGLEEGDSPEAAAPPEAPQEDPKPSGDVSEELSRQLEDILSTYCVDASQENPGEDGGHGEPPEEPDRGRSDSPRNGEQEPGGPEINGEKENSKGSEEAGDRDHRRAQEKKKAKGLGKEITLLMQTLNTLSTSEEKLAALCKKYAELLEEHRTSQKQMRMLQKKQSQLVQEKDHLQSEHSKAILARSKLESLCRELQRHNRTLKEEGVQRAREEEEKRKEVTSHFQVTLNDIQLQMEQHNERNSKLRQENMELAERLKKLIEQYELREEHIDKVFKHKELQQQLVDAKLQQAQEMLKEAEERHQQEKDFLLKEAVESQRMCELMKQQETHLKQQLALYTEKFEEFQNTLSKSSEVFTTFKQEMEKMTKKIKKLEKETTMYRSRWESSNKALLEMAEEKTLRDKELEGLQVKIQRLEKLCRALQTERNDLNKKVQDLCAHTELLEPLKEAPRDSSEAAADPPSPGKAPRSPDPTGSLAELSTGQSGTEQGTD; encoded by the exons ATGAAGAACCAGGGGGTGGAGGCCAAGGCAGCTCCACATCCTTCCAGAAGCAGCAGCGGGATGGGGCTGGAAGAGGGAGACTCACCCgaggctgcagctcccccagaag ctccccaggAAGATCCCAAACCCTCTGGCGACGTCTCGGAGGAGCTGAGCAGGCAGCTGGAGGATATCCTGAGCACCTACTGTGTGGATGCCAGCCAGGAGAACCCAGGGGAGGATGGGGGGCACGGGGAGCCCCCCGAGGAGCCCGACAGGGGGCGCAGTGACTCCCCCAGGAACGGCGAGCAGGAGCCGGGGGGCCCCGAGATCAACGGGGAGAAAGAAAACTCCAAGGGCAGCGAGGAGGCCGGGGACAGGGACCACAGGAGAGCTCAGGAGAAGAAGAAAGCCAAAGGTTTAg GCAAGGAAATCACTTTGCTGATGCAGACCCTGAACACCCTGAGCACGTCAGAGGAGaagctggcagctctgtgcaAGAAATACGCTGAGCTG CTGGAGGAGCACAGGACCTCGCAGAAGCAGATGAGGATGCTGCAGAAGAAGCAGAGCCAGCTGGTGCAGGAGAAGGAtcacctgcagagcgagcacagcaaGGCCATCCTGGCACGCAGCAAGCTGGAGAGCCTGTGCCGGGAGCTGCAGCGGCACAACCGCACCCTCAAG GAGGAGGGCGTGCAGCGtgccagggaggaggaggagaagaggaaggaggTGACCTCTCACTTCCAGGTGACCCTGAACGACATCCAGCtgcagatggagcagcacaaCGAGCGCAACTCGAAGCTGCGCCAGGAGAACATGGAGCTGGCCGAGAGGCTCAAGAAGCTCATCGAGCAGTACGAGCTCAGGGAGGAG caCATTGACAAGGTGTTCAAGcacaaggagctgcagcagcagctggtggaTGCCAAACTGCAGCAGGcccaggagatgctgaaggaggcagaggagaggcACCAGCAGGAGAAGGATTTT CTGCTGAAGGAAGCTGTGGAGTCCCAGAGGATGTGTGAGCTGATGAAGCAGCAGGAGACCCACCTCAAGCAGCAG CTGGCTCTGTACACTGAGAAGTTTGAGGAGTTCCAGAACACCCTTTCCAAAAGCAGTGAAGTGTTCACAACGTTCAAACAGGAGATGGAGAAG ATGACCAAGAAAATCAagaagctggagaaggagaCCACCATGTACCGCTCCCGCTGGGAGAGCAGCAACAAGGCCCtgctggagatggcagaggag AAAACCCTGCGGGacaaggagctggaggggctgcaggtgaagaTCCAGcgcctggagaagctgtgccgCGCGCTGCAGACGGAGCGCAACGACCTCAACAAGAAGGTGCAGGACCTGTGCgcccacacagagctgctggagcccctGAAGGAGGCACCACgggacagctctgaggctgctgcagaTCCCCCGAGCCCAGGAAAGGCCCCACGGAGCCCGGATCCCACGGGAAGCCTGGCAGAACTGAGCACGGGGCAGAGCGGGACTGAGCAGGGCACTGACTGA
- the TXLNA gene encoding alpha-taxilin isoform X2, protein MKNQGVEAKAAPHPSRSSSGMGLEEGDSPEAAAPPEAPQEDPKPSGDVSEELSRQLEDILSTYCVDASQENPGEDGGHGEPPEEPDRGRSDSPRNGEQEPGGPEINGEKENSKGSEEAGDRDHRRAQEKKKAKGLGKEITLLMQTLNTLSTSEEKLAALCKKYAELLEEHRTSQKQMRMLQKKQSQLVQEKDHLQSEHSKAILARSKLESLCRELQRHNRTLKVTLNDIQLQMEQHNERNSKLRQENMELAERLKKLIEQYELREEHIDKVFKHKELQQQLVDAKLQQAQEMLKEAEERHQQEKDFLLKEAVESQRMCELMKQQETHLKQQLALYTEKFEEFQNTLSKSSEVFTTFKQEMEKMTKKIKKLEKETTMYRSRWESSNKALLEMAEEKTLRDKELEGLQVKIQRLEKLCRALQTERNDLNKKVQDLCAHTELLEPLKEAPRDSSEAAADPPSPGKAPRSPDPTGSLAELSTGQSGTEQGTD, encoded by the exons ATGAAGAACCAGGGGGTGGAGGCCAAGGCAGCTCCACATCCTTCCAGAAGCAGCAGCGGGATGGGGCTGGAAGAGGGAGACTCACCCgaggctgcagctcccccagaag ctccccaggAAGATCCCAAACCCTCTGGCGACGTCTCGGAGGAGCTGAGCAGGCAGCTGGAGGATATCCTGAGCACCTACTGTGTGGATGCCAGCCAGGAGAACCCAGGGGAGGATGGGGGGCACGGGGAGCCCCCCGAGGAGCCCGACAGGGGGCGCAGTGACTCCCCCAGGAACGGCGAGCAGGAGCCGGGGGGCCCCGAGATCAACGGGGAGAAAGAAAACTCCAAGGGCAGCGAGGAGGCCGGGGACAGGGACCACAGGAGAGCTCAGGAGAAGAAGAAAGCCAAAGGTTTAg GCAAGGAAATCACTTTGCTGATGCAGACCCTGAACACCCTGAGCACGTCAGAGGAGaagctggcagctctgtgcaAGAAATACGCTGAGCTG CTGGAGGAGCACAGGACCTCGCAGAAGCAGATGAGGATGCTGCAGAAGAAGCAGAGCCAGCTGGTGCAGGAGAAGGAtcacctgcagagcgagcacagcaaGGCCATCCTGGCACGCAGCAAGCTGGAGAGCCTGTGCCGGGAGCTGCAGCGGCACAACCGCACCCTCAAG GTGACCCTGAACGACATCCAGCtgcagatggagcagcacaaCGAGCGCAACTCGAAGCTGCGCCAGGAGAACATGGAGCTGGCCGAGAGGCTCAAGAAGCTCATCGAGCAGTACGAGCTCAGGGAGGAG caCATTGACAAGGTGTTCAAGcacaaggagctgcagcagcagctggtggaTGCCAAACTGCAGCAGGcccaggagatgctgaaggaggcagaggagaggcACCAGCAGGAGAAGGATTTT CTGCTGAAGGAAGCTGTGGAGTCCCAGAGGATGTGTGAGCTGATGAAGCAGCAGGAGACCCACCTCAAGCAGCAG CTGGCTCTGTACACTGAGAAGTTTGAGGAGTTCCAGAACACCCTTTCCAAAAGCAGTGAAGTGTTCACAACGTTCAAACAGGAGATGGAGAAG ATGACCAAGAAAATCAagaagctggagaaggagaCCACCATGTACCGCTCCCGCTGGGAGAGCAGCAACAAGGCCCtgctggagatggcagaggag AAAACCCTGCGGGacaaggagctggaggggctgcaggtgaagaTCCAGcgcctggagaagctgtgccgCGCGCTGCAGACGGAGCGCAACGACCTCAACAAGAAGGTGCAGGACCTGTGCgcccacacagagctgctggagcccctGAAGGAGGCACCACgggacagctctgaggctgctgcagaTCCCCCGAGCCCAGGAAAGGCCCCACGGAGCCCGGATCCCACGGGAAGCCTGGCAGAACTGAGCACGGGGCAGAGCGGGACTGAGCAGGGCACTGACTGA